A single genomic interval of Daucus carota subsp. sativus chromosome 1, DH1 v3.0, whole genome shotgun sequence harbors:
- the LOC108193029 gene encoding myb family transcription factor PHL11 isoform X1 → MERMYGVSGGGSLYEYEHGVVMTRDPKPRLRWTSDLHDRFVDAVTKLGGPDKATPKSVLRLMGLKGLTLYHLKSHLQKYRLGQQARKQDTIEQNIDNSGDSYRQYSMHVVSTSATSSKVNNEQGDHSLGESLMYEIDVQKRSKEQLDVQKKLQMRIEAQGKYLQAILEKAQTNLSLDMNSSGNLEATRVQLNSFNLALSNFMENLNEGDRNQNISELGKINANSRNTSASIYTGEVAEKKDVKLKVEAGAVNFDLNMRGSYDFLGTNETAMELKPFAYRR, encoded by the exons ATGGAGAGAATGTATGGTGTGAGTGGTGGAGGAAGCTTGTATGAGTATGAACATGGAGTTGTGATGACAAGAGATCCAAAGCCGAGGCTGAGGTGGACTAGTGATCTTCATGATCGATTTGTTGATGCTGTTACTAAGCTTGGTGGCCCTGACA AAGCAACTCCCAAGTCAGTGCTGCGGCTCATGGGATTAAAGGGATTGACATTGTACCATTTAAAAAGCCATTTGCAG AAATACAGACTTGGACAGCAGGCCAGGAAACAGGACACAATAGAACAAAATATTGACAACAGTG GGGATTCCTACAGACAATACAGTATGCACGTCGTAAGCACGAGTGCCACCTCATCAAAAGTGAACAATGAACAAGG AGATCATTCTCTAGGGGAGTCATTAATGTATGAGATCGATGTTCAGAAAAGATCAAAAGAGCAGCTTGAT GTACAAAAGAAATTACAGATGAGAATTGAAGCCCAAGGAAAGTACCTGCAGGCTATACTAGAGAAAGCTCAAACAAATCTTTCACTCGATATGAATAGCTCCGGAAACTTGGAGGCTACAAGAGTCCAACTAAACAGCTTCAACCTGGCGCTATCTAACTTCATGGAAAATCTAAACGAGGGAGACAGGAATCAAAACATTTCAGAATTGGGAAAAATTAATGCCAATAGTAGGAACACGAGTGCATCAATATACACAGGGGAAGTTGCGGAAAAGAAAGATGTCAAGCTTAAGGTTGAAGCGGGTGCTGTAAACTTTGATTTGAATATGAGAGGTAGCTATGACTTTCTTGGCACTAATGAAACTGCAATGGAACTGAAGCCATTTGCCTATAGGAGGTAG
- the LOC108193029 gene encoding myb family transcription factor PHL11 isoform X2: MERMYGVSGGGSLYEYEHGVVMTRDPKPRLRWTSDLHDRFVDAVTKLGGPDKATPKSVLRLMGLKGLTLYHLKSHLQKYRLGQQARKQDTIEQNIDNRDSYRQYSMHVVSTSATSSKVNNEQGDHSLGESLMYEIDVQKRSKEQLDVQKKLQMRIEAQGKYLQAILEKAQTNLSLDMNSSGNLEATRVQLNSFNLALSNFMENLNEGDRNQNISELGKINANSRNTSASIYTGEVAEKKDVKLKVEAGAVNFDLNMRGSYDFLGTNETAMELKPFAYRR, encoded by the exons ATGGAGAGAATGTATGGTGTGAGTGGTGGAGGAAGCTTGTATGAGTATGAACATGGAGTTGTGATGACAAGAGATCCAAAGCCGAGGCTGAGGTGGACTAGTGATCTTCATGATCGATTTGTTGATGCTGTTACTAAGCTTGGTGGCCCTGACA AAGCAACTCCCAAGTCAGTGCTGCGGCTCATGGGATTAAAGGGATTGACATTGTACCATTTAAAAAGCCATTTGCAG AAATACAGACTTGGACAGCAGGCCAGGAAACAGGACACAATAGAACAAAATATTGACAACA GGGATTCCTACAGACAATACAGTATGCACGTCGTAAGCACGAGTGCCACCTCATCAAAAGTGAACAATGAACAAGG AGATCATTCTCTAGGGGAGTCATTAATGTATGAGATCGATGTTCAGAAAAGATCAAAAGAGCAGCTTGAT GTACAAAAGAAATTACAGATGAGAATTGAAGCCCAAGGAAAGTACCTGCAGGCTATACTAGAGAAAGCTCAAACAAATCTTTCACTCGATATGAATAGCTCCGGAAACTTGGAGGCTACAAGAGTCCAACTAAACAGCTTCAACCTGGCGCTATCTAACTTCATGGAAAATCTAAACGAGGGAGACAGGAATCAAAACATTTCAGAATTGGGAAAAATTAATGCCAATAGTAGGAACACGAGTGCATCAATATACACAGGGGAAGTTGCGGAAAAGAAAGATGTCAAGCTTAAGGTTGAAGCGGGTGCTGTAAACTTTGATTTGAATATGAGAGGTAGCTATGACTTTCTTGGCACTAATGAAACTGCAATGGAACTGAAGCCATTTGCCTATAGGAGGTAG